GCCCGGTGCTCCACAGCACCTCGGGGTCGCGACCGCCCAGGATGGCCACCGACTCCCGCACCATCGCGGCGTGCAGCTCACGAGGCAGACCCTGGCGGGCCAGCTGGGAGGCCAGCACGGCGAGGAACTGCCGCACCAGCTTGGGTTCGAACGAGCTGCCCGCGTGGTCGGCGTCGACGAGCGCGAAGCAGAGCCGGTAGGCGCGCAGGAAGTCGAGCTGGCGGCGGTCGACGATCTGGGTGAGCGAGCCGGACAGACCGCGGCGGTACATCACCCCGGGTGAGCTCACCACGGCGTAGGAGCGCGCCTGGAGCATCAGCCGCCAGATCCAGGGTCGGTCCTCGGCGGTGTGCAGGCCGTCGTGGAAGTGCAGCAGCCCCTCCTCGAGCATGCTGCGACGGAAGATGCCGGCCCAGGCGTAGGGGTAGTCGACCATGCTGGAGTCGTCGGCGGGGAGGATGGCGTCGCGGGGGTCCAGCCGACGTCCACGGACGGCCATCGGGGCCCGGACCAGCTGACGTCGCCCGGCGGTGACCCGGACGTGGTCGCAGCGGACGAAGTCGACGTCGAGCTCCTCGACCGCCGCCACGAGCCGGGCCAGGTGCCCGCGGGCCAGCCAGTCGTCGCCGTCCAGGAACCCGATCAGCGGGGCGGTGGCCAGACCGAGGCCGGTGTTCCTCGCGGTGGCCAGACCGCTGGGCTCCTCGTTGCGGTGCA
The sequence above is a segment of the Auraticoccus monumenti genome. Coding sequences within it:
- a CDS encoding glycosyltransferase family 2 protein translates to MTSPRLSLVLPGKDVAPWVGDALSSLVDQLPAGELEVVVVDDGSTDQTSEVVSSFADRLPRLVLHRNEEPSGLATARNTGLGLATAPLIGFLDGDDWLARGHLARLVAAVEELDVDFVRCDHVRVTAGRRQLVRAPMAVRGRRLDPRDAILPADDSSMVDYPYAWAGIFRRSMLEEGLLHFHDGLHTAEDRPWIWRLMLQARSYAVVSSPGVMYRRGLSGSLTQIVDRRQLDFLRAYRLCFALVDADHAGSSFEPKLVRQFLAVLASQLARQGLPRELHAAMVRESVAILGGRDPEVLWSTGLAMDEKRRQRLQPVLRRVVPAGRRGAAPVAVNA